One segment of Anatilimnocola aggregata DNA contains the following:
- a CDS encoding ATP-binding protein, translated as MKSSARSSEHGWSARHRLAQPPSTLPGFSFAVSGLLRDRLALVVRVQDNGTGMSEVQRRRIFEPFYTSKPTGTGLGTSIALRLVEAHGGDNPCWA; from the coding sequence ATGAAATCTTCCGCTAGGTCAAGTGAACATGGATGGTCCGCGCGTCATCGACTTGCTCAGCCGCCGTCGACCCTGCCCGGATTCTCATTCGCTGTGAGCGGATTGCTTCGAGACCGCCTCGCGCTTGTTGTTCGCGTGCAGGACAATGGTACCGGAATGTCCGAAGTACAGCGAAGGAGGATTTTCGAGCCGTTCTATACCAGCAAACCAACGGGCACGGGTCTGGGAACTTCGATTGCTCTGCGTTTGGTGGAAGCCCATGGGGGTGACAATCCATGTTGGGCCTAA